The Syngnathus scovelli strain Florida chromosome 18, RoL_Ssco_1.2, whole genome shotgun sequence genomic interval ctcatgtttttttttagaagttTACAGTGACTGGCAGCCCTGAAATGCCAAATCCTTTGTGTCTTTTATCTCACGCTTCAATGCTTTGACTTGTATTTAAAACCTATATAACCAATGCCTGTTGAAATAGtatatttaataatttaatatatGATATGGTGTGCCTTTTAAACTATATTCAATAACAGTgtgtgatgcttttttttttaacagaagcTGGTTCATTCACTCTGAAATCTTGACTCTTTGGAAACTTGTCAAATGCAGTTAGTAGCAGTAGCAGTTAGTAACCTACTACTACCGATTGTTCTAAACTTGTTTGTTTCTGTAAATTGACCTGCATATTTAATtgacaataaaacattttttttaaacaaggaaATGGTTGTCCGTGTTTATTTTCAGCTGAAGCAAATTTATGAGAAACAAAGACAAGTTTTGGAGTGAAAGAACTAGCCACATGTTTTCACACAGTCAATAAAAGTAGCCTTACTgtcgattttattttttaaacatattttaACTACAGTGGAACTTCCATAGTTTAGTGTGCTGCAGAAATCAAAGCTTGAGTCgtgtaaaatactttttttttcctcatgatgCCATCACAGTAGGAGAACACTTTCTTAGTATATGAGCTGTACACTTATGTTTCAGTTCCATTCAAATTAATTTGCTAGGAGCTTAAGAGCCTTGCTAAACACATTCATTTACCGTCTATTACATGCATGCAGGACATTTTCAAAAGGTCATTTTTATTCTATAGCAATTATTAGATTTTTCAGAAAAATATAGGCTTTCAAGTTTCTCATATTCCCCAAAAATATGGCGCTTTCTCAACTGGTGTTAGtcaactttggaggttccactgtgtcaaaatctactttttttttttaaatgagaaaaataaGAGGATTGTTGATTTATGTTTAACTGCGGCAAATTTGAGTTTTTTGTATCGTCAGTCTGTAAGTAGGGGAAGACGCTCTGTCAAAGAAAGGTTTAAAAAGTAAAGAATGTCTTCGTGTGCCACAGGGAACCAGGCACCTTTGGGAGGAGGGTTTGGCAACCCCTTTGCCACAGCAGTGGGCACTAGTTTGGGCTCGACCACTTTGGGAGGTATTGCCTAAGTTTTTCTTTGAATTTTTACTCCTCCAAGTTTGATAGTGACTGTGTGAGGTAGCAGTGAGTGTTGAATCTGACCTTGGCTTACCACTTCCGTCTTGGTGTATGGGATATGTGCGTTCAAACCACCAGAAAGCTGCTCCTCTTGTGTTATGGCAGTTTTGGATtcatgcaaaaaacaaaaaaaaaaacgacttgaCCTAAAATGCAAAGTGGTCTGAACGCACACCAGATAGGTTCTCTTTGCTTTGCCATGCTGTATGCGTTCAGTACAGACCATCTTGTGCAGGCTCACCAAGTCTAAGCTGTGCTCGGGCGTCTGACTGACTGCCATTGTCTTACTCTCCTACAGGTTTTGGTGCAGGGCCAGGATTTGGTGGGGTGGGGACAGggggttcttcttttgccttcgccACCACCACTAAGCCCACAGGAGGCAGTCTGAGTGCAGGTACATGTGGTATGGAACTCCCCATGCATGATTGGTTGGCATGAAGAACACAAGCTGTGTGTCAGTATTTTATAGGAGGATGTAGTTGGGTTGGTATCCAGCGGTTCTTCAGACTGATTTATAGTCATGTCATTTTTGATACCGGTAAATGATCTTAATAGACATTCTAAAATGATTGTTAGAATACCTGATCTACTCACATAGCCTATGTTGTTGTTAACCTACCCCACAATGGAGGAAGCTTGCTTATGCTCTCGGGCTGCTTTTCTGGTTTCGGCACCGGGTGTCTTGACTCTGCAGGCAGGGTACAATGTGaaatcgcaaaaaaaaaaaaaaaaattcttcccaTTTTCTGTTTGCCTTTTCCAGGTTTTGGTGGTACCAACACCTCGGGCTTTAATTTCAGCAACCCTGGCATCAACCCCTCGGCTGGACTGACCTTTGGGGTGTCCAACCCGCCCGCTGCCGGCTTCGGTACCGGGGCGCCTCTGCTACAACTCAAGAAGCCCCCCGCTGGTAATAAACGGGGCAAAAGATAGAAGACTTAAAGAAACTTGTGATTTGGATTtgtagctattttttttttttttgactattTCCCATAAATCATACAAGCACTGGACAAACTTTAGGGATGTTTTAGCACTGGAAATTGCTCTAGGATTTCCTGTTCTATTCTCCACTGCCTCTTTCCCTTCCATTCCATTCTATATTTTAACTATGGTCTTCTGTTGGGTGGGTATGCTTGGTACCATATGTGCCACACATTACAAATCACCATTTAAGGACAATAACTACATCATTATAAAGTGTCATTTATGACTTAGGACCAAAATCATTTTAGTCATGAAATACACAATGAAATGTTAAACATGAACATATACCACATCGCTTTTGGGAAGGTCCGACTTTGGCCAAAGTTCCGTCCAGAGAATTGAGCTAGGTTTAATAGTTGGGCAATTAAGAGTCCAGCTAGgcatacttttatttttatatctagagataaaaaatgaaaagtatCCTGATAGTAAGTGAATCTTGATAACTTCTTTCCTTTGCCTTAGGTTTACCAATTTGTTTAGTAgttgattttctttcttttagtcAGACAAAtgaagctttcttttttttacctggattaaaaaaaagcctaatttgactaaaagaaaaaaaaaaataactatgaAACTTAAATGAAGATAAGATGAATTTATTTGAGTATATTACCAAATGATTTCAGTTACACAAGATGTGCTGTGTAtcccaaaataattaaaatcttGAGATGCACTGTGCAATTCTGATAAACCTTTGTCTTATACTTTTGTCCTGTGACTGCTATTGTGCATGTGTACCATTGAAAATGAATTTCTttgttgaggattttttttggaGGTCAATGTCGAAATCCATTATTATTGGTTGttgtagttttatttttaaatcactaATCTGTATGACTATTTTCAAAAAGTCATTTGATAATAAACTTTCGTATATGATGTTTTGCCTGATGTGGCATTATACTTCAACAAAGGTTTGCAAGAACAGAATTAAGTTTATCATTGATTGATCCAAATGGTTAACCTTTCTTCACTTATAAATACAGCTATATAATAGcccctttttattttaatataaataatgtttttccccccctcttgtACTGTTTAAATGAGTGCATTTTACACTGAGTTGGAGATTTGGATTTGCAAGATGTAGTACTCTCCATACCGGCAGGGGGCGACATTGTGTCGAACTGAAGCCAAACAGCGTCTCCTTTGAGAAGCGGACGGCGTGATCCGTCGCTAGGCAACCATGCTGCTGCAAATAAAGACTTGGCTTGGCTAGCCAAAACGCGTTCAACGATTCAAGGATTTTGTTATCAACATTTCCCGCTCATCAACAGTCCAGGTAATATCATCTCCTgtatttagaagaaaaaaaatccttgtatGAAGTACCTACCATTATTCTTCAAAGTGCTCCGTCTTTTTATTTCCAGAGCCAAACTCGTGGTCTTTAAAATGCTACTTGCAGGCATCTTACTTCACTCAACGAATTCCTTTTAAAAGTCGTCGACGGCTTAATTTTGTTAAGCCGACTGCTTCTTATCAATCATCAGGGTTCATCCAAATAAGTAAACGTTTACATGACATCACCGACGAAGTATTGCTAATCAAGGCGCTCGTAATATTGATGCAAAGTATTACGTTACGTCACGAAATGttcacctgcctgcctgcctgcgtgtatACTTACTTACCTGATGCCACTGCTACCAATTTCAAGAATCAAATAATTGATCGTCGCTCATTTGACTCCGTTTGTATTTGCAGCCATGCCTCCTCCAGAGACCATGTTCTGTTCCCAGCAAATCAAAATCCCGACGGGATTGCCTGAAGTCCTCAAGAACTTCACAAAAGCAGCCATCCGAACTCAGCCCAAAGACCTTCTTGTGTGGTCTGCAGCGTGAGttcatttttttacaactcTATGTGTGCCTGCCTGTATGCAGCATCACTGTGCCCCCTTTGACCTGTGCGTCTATTATATTTGCATTGATTGGCTTTAATTGGATCCCACGAGCTTATTTGTCACTGCACGTCTGGCTTCTCCTTCATAAATGTAAGACCTACGAGGAATAATTGAATGAATATGTGTACCCCCTCTGGTCTATTACCGGCCAGTGAAGCTTAGCCGTGTTCACAGAAATTAAAATGAGTCACAGAGTGAATGTAATGTGTTCTGGGCTACAAAATGTGCTAATAAATTAGTAATCATCTACCGTACTGTGTGGGACAGAGCCTATTGCCGCCCAAGCTCCAACTCTCTGGAAGTCCCCTGCAAATTGTAGAAATACCTTCTTCTTAATGACATGAAGACAGCCCCACTTAGCTCAACAAGCAACCATGGGTacaatatttaaaatgtatatgAGCTCATGTGAGACTAACAATTTTAATACTTGTACTAATCACATGCTCATTTTTGACAGCTACTTCGAAGCATTGGCTAAAGGAGAGACGCTGCCAGTCAAGGAGAGGCTGGAGCTTAATTttgacagccaagccaaagatgCTATGCTGACTCCAGGTCTGCTAAAGACACTTCACAAGCAGGTATTTTCACTGATAAAGGTGTCGGTCATCATCACATTTTCTTAGGGTGTCGTTATTATATcagcatgattttatttttttatgattccGCTCCACTGTATAGCTGTCCACTGCAGAAACATGCGACAGAGCGACGTTGCAGGCCAAATGGCAAGCTTTATGCCTGCCCATGGAGCAGCTGGAGAACATGTTGATACTGGGCAACTTTGGCATGGATGTCAGCTGCATGGAGTTTTTTGCGCTGGGCTGCACTGCTCTGGGAGATGTAAGATTTTTGCATGATGACTTTGAGATGTAAAACGGATATTTAGCTAGGCCGTGAGTgatttaaatgaatttattactACTACTGCAAGGGGGCAGACGGAGGGAGCACAGTATCTCATTTAAAGTCATGGAAGGCATTCACGGGCAATGGCCTCCAATGACATCCACACTGAGTGACAGTAAATTTCAAGCATGGCAAACTCTTGCGGATGATGTGCTCAATGCTCGTTGAGCTGGAAAAAATAATGAAGTCAATGCTCTTCAACACTTTGACCACACGAGGGCAGTCAAGCTCTGTATTACCGGTGCTTTAGTGTGTGTTCCAACATGCTTTGTTTGTGTCTATTACAAGTCTCTCAAGACCTCCCTCAAGGTCGCCTGTGAGATCCTGACTGAGGATGAGGAGGGGGGAGCTGCAAGGATCCCCTTTGAGATATTTTCATTGCTATGCACCTACCTAGCTAACCTGGACCCAGATATGCCGCAGAGCCACATCACTGGCTTCCTCGCTAGTCTGGAGCCACAAGCGTAAGTTCATTCTGATGTTTTTGCATGGTGTGTAtacc includes:
- the ropn1l gene encoding ropporin-1-like protein isoform X1; amino-acid sequence: MPPPETMFCSQQIKIPTGLPEVLKNFTKAAIRTQPKDLLVWSAAYFEALAKGETLPVKERLELNFDSQAKDAMLTPGLLKTLHKQLSTAETCDRATLQAKWQALCLPMEQLENMLILGNFGMDVSCMEFFALGCTALGDSLKTSLKVACEILTEDEEGGAARIPFEIFSLLCTYLANLDPDMPQSHITGFLASLEPQAKAQHGMIKPLDFIHREDMQPPSDSSDKTVS
- the ropn1l gene encoding ropporin-1-like protein isoform X2 — encoded protein: MKTAPLSSTSNHGYFEALAKGETLPVKERLELNFDSQAKDAMLTPGLLKTLHKQLSTAETCDRATLQAKWQALCLPMEQLENMLILGNFGMDVSCMEFFALGCTALGDSLKTSLKVACEILTEDEEGGAARIPFEIFSLLCTYLANLDPDMPQSHITGFLASLEPQAKAQHGMIKPLDFIHREDMQPPSDSSDKTVS